In Alosa sapidissima isolate fAloSap1 chromosome 5, fAloSap1.pri, whole genome shotgun sequence, the genomic stretch gatgtatagtttaatgggtagatgagtgaatggtttgaagaggatgaatggatagaaagttggatgtgccttatatccttgtagaatggagatacacagagagagttggcctagttaagcagaaagcagttgatacaggtgcaatcagtttaactagctttttgatgggacctagttgagcagctggaagttgatacaggtgcaaatcaagttaattagcccattatgatgtcatagtccccatacaaagtctatgggggaaaaataagcttgttttttattaatatctcaaagtataaagtttacaaaagtgaaaaatacattacccacgtgtccttttcaagacctacgttacaaagtttgaacgaggtttctacgttaaacggttgaagctgaattagacgcagaaatttggtgggaagaagaagacttcggataacagaacactGTAATGATGGGTGCAAGTCGTTATAGGCTCAGACTAAGCAATAACCTAGCCAACAGGTGCATATGAATTTAACATGTTAGGCCAGCCGACAACTTCTCGTCCCCGGTAAATCAGGTTAAAGTGATGCTCGTTTGGTCCTGTCGTTTACTTCGTGATAAATGTCTCAACAAATAAGCTAACAGGCCCATCTTTGCTATGCCTTGTTTAAAATTGTAGGCCTTCATTAGGATTAGGCTAATTGCCATTAGGCTGTatgatataggcctaggcctgaTTGGACGGGATTTTTGATTAGGCTATTGCAAACATACTGGCAGACATCACATGGATGACTGCAGTTCAACTGGTGTAGGCTATCTTGATTAAGAAAACCTGAAATGGCGGCAAGATGAAAAGAACGAAAGCGAAGACATTTGTTTTCGCTGCGTGGAAAGCCAGGAGTTAAAGCATAACGTAAGTAAGCCTAAAACGTGTTAATATATAGATAGGCTGATGTCTTATTGCTGATCTGTATTCGGCGCTGAACTTTCGTCATGGCCTATATTGGTAATGATGCTGCGTAACTTATGTGTCCCATCGATATAACATTTCTTCTGATCAAATGCATCATATCATTTATAATTCAGTGAGGCTAGTCTATTATTGCAGCGCATGCTGCTTTTGATACGTCCGCTTTGATAATGTCATGAGGCCTGGGGTAATAGTATACTATAGGCTATGGGAGCCTACTGCATATCGGCATCGCCTGCATTCGATAAGTATAGAAGCCGAagctattttattttgattataAATCTGTTTCAGTTTGCTAAATGTAGGCTAATCATTTATAAGGCCCAATAAAACGACTTGGATTTGTTTGGCATGTGTCCAGCACAAGCTACACTTCATAGCCTAAACATTTCATAACTACACATCATAACATAAGAGTGAAAGTGTGGTTAACCTGTGATCTATGAAGACCGAATTTCAAATCGAAATGACTTGGCAAATGAATGAAAGTCTGACATCAATAGGCCTTCCACAGCTCTCCGCACCATCACGCGCAAAGCACCATGCTTGGTAAAAGCGTCTGAAAATAAATACAACGATCTAGATAGGCTGTGAAACTTCTTAAAATTAAATTTAACCGAATGGCTTGTTAATTATTAATTGATCTAGGCCTGCAAATTCTTCCCATTATAGCATCAAATTTTCTAACTGGTtggtctgggttcacccagtcTCCCCATGTATGGCTATGCAAGGAAATATGCCTTGACAATATATCTGTGCAGGAAtcgaaataataataatttaaaaaatgataTGTATGATTAAAGACCTTTCTGAACAAAACTGGTTATACCACACATGTGCAGCCATCTCTCTGATAATACAAGttttatgtcaaaattctaAAGGAATTTTGAGATGAATCTTAATCTTCATaggaaataaatatatataaaaatatattagaATTGGAATCAGATATTGGAATATTGAAAATATTGGCATGATCTTAGAGATTTTTGAACCAAAGCACATGTTATGTTAGCATTTGGCAGCCACAACTGTCCAAAGTAACTGAAACCTCAGAATGGATGTCAGGACTGACACAGATTTAAAACAAATGAACAATTAATGGTTATATCGCTTAATTTTCTCTAGTTATTCAAGCTCTGAAGGTTTGAGAAAATATTACATTTCTAAAAGCAAATTTGCAGTGAAAATACGTATGTGCAGGCTCAATGGGAGCTCCCAGGAACCGTTACAGCAACACTTATATGCAAAATAACAACATTTTAATCACTAGTAATCAGGTCAGTTAACAAATGACACCTGAAATTGAGTTAGATTGTAAAATGTGAAAGGTATGCATACCAATCACCGATTGTAGTCACCCTAGAATATTATTGAAGCAGATGTTTGCCAATTTCACAAAACAgtatcaaaaagaaaagaatataCATTTTCAGATGCTTTTAGATTAGTTGAATTGGCTGCAAGGGAGCATTGAGCAGAGGTGAAACGTCTACAAAAGGCATGTATATCCAAGCAGCCTAAGTTTATAGAGTGTGGACAAAAGCAAAAGTCACAGCAATAGCAATAAAGTCTGCACACCAGAtgtatctccctctctgtctggacTTTATAACATTAAGCAGAGGTGTCTTTCTCTTTACAATAGCCTAAAACAATAGGCTATAACAATATAATTATTattcataataataatcatagtTTAAGGAGGATCATGCCAAAGAAAACCAAAAGAATATAAAACGTTATCACTCTTAccacgttgtgtgtgtgtgtgtgtatgtgtatatgtatatgtgtgtgtatatatatatatatatatgtatatatatatatatatatatatatatatatatatatatatatatatatatatatatatatatatatataaatggtgGGCTGCAGTATACAGTTTGCATTGCTGACACCATATTGCCCTTCTTTAAAGAATTTTTGAGAAATCTTAATCTTAGGATTTTCATAAGAAGTTTACTTGAATCGGATATTAAAAATATCGGGATCGAATGATCTTAGATCGGGATGTATGATCTTAGATCTTTCTGAACAAAAGAGGTTCATATCATATCCGGCCATCTCCTTGATAATAGAAGTTGTATGTCATAGTTGTAATGGCTGTGAAATTTCTTCATGCCTAAAATGGCTGTCTGAATACCATTTGTACTGCTGAACCTATATTGCCTTAAGAAATTTTGGGATAAATCTTAATCTTCGTGTAAGATCCTCATAAAAGGTTTAATCGGATATTAAATTGGAATTGAAAATATTGACATGCATGATCGCAGACCTTTCTGAACCAAAGCACATGTTAAGTTAGCATGTTGCACAAGCCACCACTGTCCAAAGTAACTACAGCCTCAAAATGTCAAGACCAACgcagatttgaaaaaaaaacaaatgaacaatGAATGGTCATATTGCTTCATTTTCTCTAGTTATTCAAGCTCTAAAGGGTTATATAAATATTACATTTCTAAAAGTGAGCTATGAGCACCCACCTGTTGTCATTGTAGACAGATGAAGCCATATATGAATCAGGCCTGTCAAAATAGGGAGAAAAGGACGTGGAAGGAAATGCGTTATCCATACCAATTTCACTGTCTAGGTGATATttcttatatattttttctgctTTTAAGTGTTTTCAGGCGGAAAGGGAGGGCATCGGGCATTTGGGATTTCGGGCATCAAATAAGAATCAAAAACGTCACAAAGGTGGTATTCAAACGTCATGGTCTTGAAATCATCAAACCGAACTATAGTGAGCTTTTTGCTGCATGACTTATACTTCATAGGATGGTAAAAACGATTGGATGGTTTAAAACATAAGATGGacagcagccagaccagagcAACACATtttataacaaaaaataaatctggATTGCGGCAGCCTGTGGCTTAATTCATGCAAACCAATAACGAGTAACAAATAATTGTATACAAGCCGAAAGAAAAAGTGTAGATAAACCTACCAGAGACGAGCCCAAAGATACAGTCATCTCTGTCTCCTGGAAGCCAAAACTTCATTCATTCGAGGCATTTGGGTACTGGTTTCACTTTCAAACAAAATGACACTAAAATCCATCCATAGTATGGTTTTTCATTATTGATGTACTGTTGACAACAACAATGTAATGTTACTTCTGTCATCTGTGCATTCCACATAGAGAATTTAACGATGTTATAAGAGggacttttttttccccctcagaggctttctctctcccctccctttctGAAACTGCAGAGTCAACTTCCGCCTCTGCACAACGGACAGCTGCTATTTCAAATGCAAGACTCTTTCCTATCTATTACAATTCATCCTCTTCTACTGCTGTACTACTACTGTATGGGCTTGATTTGTTTGAATTTCTAGACAAAGAAGGCTCTAGTCCTTTCCTGTGTTGATATTGTTAGGTTAGTTAAAGTCCCGCCAAAATTCTCCTGCTTCTATTCACATCACTGAACCAGTTTGACAAACTGGCTAAACGGAACACCACACCCCCTTCTCttcaagaggagaggagatcagTTAGAGGGGGGACAGGGATAATGTTAAACTTGCTTCATGGGTCATTTACTGGATGAATGTGTCTGGAGAGCTACTTATTAAGAACCAAAATGCTTTTTTAGAAAAGATAATTTATGCTTTTTCTTCAGTTCAACCCGAACCAAAGCCATGCTTGATAGAGATATTGAGCTTGACCTAATACATTTTAGAGACTGAGAAATGTCCTGATACTTCAACTAACTGGCAGCACAGAGATCTGATGTTGGGTGCCCACACTACACAGGCGTCTGCAGAGTGTTTACCGCCATTTTGCGCACTGAACGGCACACATTAAGTTatttgaatgagtgtgtgtgtgtgtgtgaggaagtgaGTCAATTTTGACCCTCACTACACTACACCCACACTAAAGAGACTAGATAATACTAACCTAAAGCATGACACTTCTTATTGCTGTCTTCCATTCCATGTCTCTGTATCTAAATTCATAAACTTTATATAGAGGCTTTACATATTTGCCTTGAGCAAGACAGGTCAGGACAGATATTTATTTAAAGGTGCTGATAGGATATAAGTCATAATGCTAAATGCATAATGTCCATTGATtcggggttgtttgttttctgtgatCCTTGCAAGATGATGTTGATACAAGAACAGCCAATGAAATACAACTTCCATCTGTGCCTGAAGTGACATTGGAGCATACACTGATTATGATATTCTGGAATACTGTATGCTTGGTCTAAGCCACTTTGTTTGATtaacattgtttttctttttttgtgaatTTAACAAGTGTCATGGGTTGGAAAAAATGACCTCACCTTTTAGTTTTCCCTGGTGTTTTACCTGAATTCTTTTTGTCGCCACACTCTTTGATTTTGTGATTATCCCAATTTTAATCATTAAACTTGATCACTAAACTATCTGCTTAAACAGCTCTACTTATTGTCAGTTTTTAAACCTGCAATTAAATGTTGCATATTCTTCCAATAGCAAATagtcattttaagcaaataGGGCAACTTCTAGTTGGAAACCAGTTTTTAGTTGTTGTAGTAGTATTTAGTCAGGTGTTGTACTTTGATATTGACTTATAGCATAAAAGGCATTGTTCAAAAAGTCAGGTGTCAAAAATAAGATTGAAAACACATTGGATACACAAATGTTTAAGGATTTCTGCATTCTGTACTTGTATCCACGTTGCCACCAGGTGCTAAGGTCCTGAATAATAGTTGTTGAACTTCTTCTTCTAGTCTGGGTTCAGGTATAGCCAGGGTTCCCTCCCATTTTCATTGACATTTTAAAACTTCAATAACCCTTAATAAAATATCTACTACTATGACCTTGCAGCAGACAACATTACACAGCTTGGGCTAAATTATTGGATGGAAATTAAAAACTGAGAAAACACCTATGAAGCAACATAAATTGCCTTTGTAATTTCCTTATTAAGGAAATAACATTTTATGAGTTTCCCCTAAACGTTCAATGAATTTGCTAAATTGCAGGACTTTTCCAGGTCTGGAAAAAGGAATTTAaaaaatcactttggagggGGACCCCTTGTGTTTAGTGTATGCTGCTGGTACTTGTAAATTAAAGGTGTAGTCAGCGATCGTATGCGATTTCAAACCCAAttatttgtcacattcagcaatcacctcctcacgatccgctagctgcccattctgtgagtactgtaaaaaaaactctgtaggcagcccaggctcagaaaactggaaacaaacgaagtgggggcagcctgtcctccaaacaaaaacaacccaGTGAGGAGTTTCCCTGGGAATaatgaagggaggggtgagcagAGTACCGCtgtttcgtttggtccttggttactTCAAATATAATGcatgttgttttggacaaaagcatctgctaatcattttaaatataaacatgaacaaacacaACTTCCTTCACAATTGCTGATCCAAAGTGACCTGCAGTATAGGTAATATGTGCTCTCAAGATTCATGTGTCTGGTAATTCATGCCCAATATTTGTTAACAAacccaaaaatatttttccaaATGAGTACCAAACCACATCAGTTAAATGTATGATTTAATTTTTGAGATACATTTGGCGAAAATAAATTTCATTTTCATGTGATCTCCATAATTAGTAGAAATTTTTCAATATAATTTAAAAAGACCTTGTTACAAACATTTAATTGTATGAAAATATCAGTCCatacatgtaaatgtgtatgtgtgcgtttctgtgtctgtcagtAACAAAGACTTGCATTTGTGTGAACAAGTTGTGTGCGAGAGTGCTGTGGGTATTAGTGTATAAGTGCATCACGGAGTAAGTAAGGGCATTTGTCATAACATCCAAACACCTGCTGAAGCCCTGAGAAGGGTTTTTCTTTTTCcgtacatgtttttttcttatatattcatttaaaaaaaaatgcagttcAACATTTTTTCACTCAATAAAAGCCTATCTGGCTATTTCTCTTAAGAAAAGCAACAGATTTTAAGGTGCACTTCATCAGGCAACCATCACAAGCCCATCATTAGCATTAGGTATGGTTGTGACTACTATGATTACATCTCAAACAACCAAAAATGACCTGCTTTTGTCATTTTATGTAAAATCATATACCCTGTACATTAACATGAAGAGTAAAAaccacagagggggggggggttgagttcCATGCTCGTGCAGACTGATAATGAAGGTCACCCAGTCACATGACCTTTTTCAACACAATGACCCTGAGTGGGGAGCTGAACATCCGAGAGCAGGTTTCGCTTGGACCTTGACTCCCATCTCCGTTGCACGAGGCCTTGCGTCTGGGCTTACTTGCCATGGTGGTAGAACCTCTGACCCGACTGGCTGTGAGGGATGTATGCGGCTCGTGGGCCGGGCTGAGGAGAACTCTGAAAGGAAGCCTTTATTGGAGAACAGAGAATAGAAGCTAGGTCAAAAGGGCAACAATGACAGGAAAGCAATTTTTGGCTCCCTTATCACCATTGTCTACAAAGGATGTAATGGATTGCGTCATTCATTTCACTGGTTGGCAGATGATGGATCATAATCatcaagtaaaaaaaacaacaacaacaaaaaaaacccagCTCCATGCCAAATCTGCTTCTTTGCTTCCTACAGCCTATTCAGGCATTCCCTTCACTTACTAACAAGTGAATATCTGTAAACGTCAGACTATTCTAGCACCCAGACTCATTCGCTGAGGTAATATGGTGATGAAGTTCAGAAGTTTGTGTGAAGTTCAGAAATTCCAGTGTATTGTGGATGGTGGGACTCACAGCATGGCTAGGTTGTGGGGGTGTCCCATGAGAGAAGGCTCCTGGGGAGGCTGGCCTTGGCGGATGAGCATACGGCAGTCCAGTCTGTGTAGATATTAAACCCACAACTATCACTAATGTGTTACAATATTTCAAGAAACTGAATCCTGACGGAACAGAAATATTGACACTTTATTCTTATTGGTGTGATCTACTGTGTTATACACTGAAAAATGCAGCAATGCCAACCTTGCCAGATGGAATCTGGACTGCAATGGAGGGGGTAGGCAGCAAACCAGCAGCACTAGCATGGAGAGCCTGAGGAGGCATAGTCCTCAAAGTACTcttaacacaagcacacagaacaTTACCATTATGAAAATATATACACAATAATGGGCTAAAAGAAGCCCAGTGTTTCAGACGTTGATTTCAAAGGAACAGACTAACACGTAGTGTAAATTGAATGATCATATTTGCGTCTGTGATGTGGACTCACAGAGTCAGTGAAGCCGGACTGCTGGTTCGCATGCTCCAGCTGTTTCTGTAAAGGAATTGCAGCACTCGGGAAAATACCTTTGTGGAAATAAGAGAGAGACTGCATGACATTCCTGATCACTTAACCATTACATTCCAGTCCTATAAACAACAAACGGAACCAAACCCGTTTCCCCCAAAAATAGTTGctaatttcccattgccaaccaactaagttgctaacaggttagcaaatatggttttgagaaatgcaccacAGGAAGGAAAGTAAAGTGAGTTATGATTGAGTGAGTTTATGAGTTATCATTAGCAATTATCCTATGACTGACTAAGGACGCACCTGGTTGAGAAACAAAGTGACCGTATACTGCATGGCCTTGCTGCTGGTGAGGCAAGTAGGGCATGGTCGGAAATGCCGCAGCGCCTAAAGAGGAACATCGTTGCAACACTTGATGAGTATATAAGACTGCATTCACCTTCAAAAAATATCATGCCTTTTAAAACAAGTCATGTCAgtcttgttttcacttcacaccCTCTTAATTGCTTCTGAAATATAGGAACACAGACAGGGACAAGGGACGAAGAAATACACCAACAAACCAGAGCACAGCACACCTCTGAGCTGGGAACTGCTGGCATAGCTGACAGGCACCGGTTGACTGGGGGTGAAGGGGGACGCGTGTTGGGACTGGGCCACACCATAGGGCCCATGGGCTGGCTGGACTCCAGAGTACTGAGCATGCTCTGAGGTCCCCGCACTGAAACCCTGTTGGGACTGGTAGTGTCGGCCCTGTGAGGTCAAGGACAGGAGATGAATTCTTCCCCATACACAGACTACAGGGCCACATAAACTACCGCTCAATGATAGGGACTATTCTTAGCTAACACAGTGGTTGCTCAACACTTTTCTGGCGAAGCGGTACAGGAAGGACTCTGAGTCATTCTTAGATCACTGCATTCGGACTGAATGGCCTGAGGTTTATAGACCAATAGGGATCTGAAATGCATTAAAGCCGACTCATTACAGTGTTACAAATGTCTAAATACGTTTAATGCTTTGTAATGCTTATGCTAGAAACCTTTAAtattcagagaaaaaaaaaagctctaaAAGAATGTGGGACTTTCCTTGACACTGATGTCATTTCATACTCTGGCTATGGTAACTAATTGGGTAACTTCAAAAGCATTTAGCATCCGAGCTGCCAATAAATGTGTGGGTTTTTTGGCACACGGAGGAGAGACGAAGATGCCAATGGGGATTTTTGTAAGACATAACGTATGCCAATGGGGACTTTTGTAAGACATAGCTTTTCAGAATGTCATAAAGAAAAATCAAATAGAGAATACTCACCGGAATGATAGGAGTCTGAAAGAGCTGCTTACTCCTCTCTCCCAGGAGTGCTCCCGGTCGACCGTGACTCACTGGACTCGCTGGGCGTTTAAACCACAGACATGTGATCACAAAGGAAAGAAATAAACATACGAATGCCCACGAATATGTTTTTGACAGTAACACACCACAGACAAATACATATCTTTAGCTATGATGTGTCTTGCTGGGTGGTCCGCCTACCTTGCATGCTCAAAAGATGCTGTCCTGAGTGGATGGCCATGTTGGGCTGGTATGTGGCTGAAGTTAAAGTGGTCATGTCACTGTATAGAGAAAATACATGAATACAACCCATCAGACTGAAGAATTCTCTGTGCATTACTGGAACAATTGGGTCCAACAACATATACTCTTAACAGCATAGAACAATGCTTTATGTCCTGAATCGCACACttggtaataataatattaataataataataagacatAAGTTAGCAAAAATTGTCCCAAATTCCACATATGTAGCTATATGGTGTAACCGTGATAGCTATTGAAACAGACCTAAcgacagaaacagagacagactaaAAATActataattaaattaaataatcaTATTGGCACCTTTCTCTTCTTGAAAGCTTAAAACGACAGTTGCCAGAACCACCCTCTTTCACTGTCCTTGAATGTTTGGTAGAATATTTCCACCTATCTACGGTTCTAAAGAAATGCTACCTCTTCAGTGTGTTTTGGGTTTGTTTGTACAGATGAACCAACACATCAGGAAAGCACAACTATAGAAGCTTAGCGATCACCAGTATTTTAACACAAtatgtgtttctaagggatttCACAGACTGACAATTTGACAGACAACAATCACCAGCcgtagggcagccgtggcctactggttagcgcttcggacttgtaaccgtagggttgtcggttcgaaccccgaccagtaggcacggctgaagtgcccttgagcaaggcaactaacccttgatggtaattttgataccacagatttactagagacccagtcagaccaatagtaagaaaaatcaggaacagagtttatttacaatgatgcgcatcaagggagagacagcatgacttcacctaaagatccatcagctgctctaactagacaaggaaatagttagggtttaagtatccttccaggctgacaggagatggcgttggtcatcacatctcacgtggactacactgaatcagactctgattagtggcaacctggcaatccggagcagatagctactgacgcagccatgcagaacagtgaaacactgcaaagtcataatattcctgcttatctctaaatagtcacacacagatatacacagggacagtacagatatcatacagtcattacatagaatcatacttttagtatcaagtgacctactaatgagaaatgcagaacattaaaccacatattggaatattggacataatgttctattccactttctctcacccttcactgctccccgagcgccgctgttgttgcaggcagctcactgcgccaggattagagtgtgtttcactaattcacagattgggataaatgcagagaccaaatttccctcacgggatcaaaagagtatatatacttataccatGCTCACCTCTGTTCTTTTCTTcgtctcttttcctcttcatgCAGGACCTTCTTGAGTTGTAGGAAGAGCTGGTGTTTCTCCTCCTGAAGCCCCTGCAGTTTCTCACCCATCTTCATAATCTACAACAGTAGGACATGTCCAGAAGAAATGTAGAAAAAGCCATTTGGAGGCCAAGGTCATTTTGAGATGTCAGTTGCGTTGTCACAGCCACACCTGTTCTTTGGTCTCCTCTAAGGACATCCgctcctccatctctttcttccgctttctctcttcctcttctttaaGTTTTTGTTCCATCATCTTGTCCACTTCTTCTTCCTCTGTGGACAGTTTTTTAATCAAAATCAAGCATATCAAATATGGATGTAGGCAAAACAAGTCACTCAGCTCATGTTAATCACATGTGATGGAATTGTTCTTGTTGTCTGAAGAGATATGCTCTATATGATCTATTCCTGGCTCTAGATATATCCTTGAATGCATTTTGAACCATTTAGAGGCTAAGTTAGTACTGACTAGGCTACGTTCACATTTAGCCAGCACAAGCAATAGCATCTAGAGcttcaaataaaaacaattcgCAGTTTCTCCCTGGATTTACGACAGAATGCAGATGCCTCCACTTATCAAAGTGATGTGgtcattaaaataaataaatgtacaaaCCTTGtcgctttctctccctctctctcattataTGCTTGTGCAATGCTCGTGCCATTGCATTGGACAATTTGGGCCTCTCCAGAAGAGCTGGCATGATGGTTGGTATTGGAGGGGCCAGCTAGTGAGAAAATACGACGAGAACATTAGATACTACAGCGCcgaatattattattaaaacattatcTTTAGTTAGCCAGCACAATACTGGTATGGATGCTTATTGACCCACTTCACTAAAAGGGAAAAGATGACTACGCAAAAGGGCGCTGGACACTCTAGTGAAGATATTTGAGAAATTAATTCCTTGCTCATTAGTTGTCACATAGCGCCCTCCAAAACTCTAGATATTGCTACATCGGTCACATTACTTACTTACCAT encodes the following:
- the gps2 gene encoding G protein pathway suppressor 2 isoform X4, producing the protein MPALLERPKLSNAMARALHKHIMRERERKRQEEEEVDKMMEQKLKEEEERKRKKEMEERMSLEETKEQIMKMGEKLQGLQEEKHQLFLQLKKVLHEEEKRRRKEQSDMTTLTSATYQPNMAIHSGQHLLSMQGLWFKRPASPVSHGRPGALLGERSKQLFQTPIIPGRHYQSQQGFSAGTSEHAQYSGVQPAHGPYGVAQSQHASPFTPSQPVPVSYASSSQLRGVLCSGAAAFPTMPYLPHQQQGHAVYGHFVSQPGIFPSAAIPLQKQLEHANQQSGFTDSSTLRTMPPQALHASAAGLLPTPSIAVQIPSGKTGLPYAHPPRPASPGAFSHGTPPQPSHAASFQSSPQPGPRAAYIPHSQSGQRFYHHGK
- the gps2 gene encoding G protein pathway suppressor 2 isoform X3, with the translated sequence MLAPPIPTIMPALLERPKLSNAMARALHKHIMRERERKRQEEEEVDKMMEQKLKEEEERKRKKEMEERMSLEETKEQIMKMGEKLQGLQEEKHQLFLQLKKVLHEEEKRRRKEQSDMTTLTSATYQPNMAIHSGQHLLSMQASPVSHGRPGALLGERSKQLFQTPIIPGRHYQSQQGFSAGTSEHAQYSGVQPAHGPYGVAQSQHASPFTPSQPVPVSYASSSQLRGVLCSGAAAFPTMPYLPHQQQGHAVYGHFVSQPGIFPSAAIPLQKQLEHANQQSGFTDSSTLRTMPPQALHASAAGLLPTPSIAVQIPSGKTGLPYAHPPRPASPGAFSHGTPPQPSHAASFQSSPQPGPRAAYIPHSQSGQRFYHHGK
- the gps2 gene encoding G protein pathway suppressor 2 isoform X5 encodes the protein MLAPPIPTIMPALLERPKLSNAMARALHKHIMRERERKRQEEEEVDKMMEQKLKEEEERKRKKEMEERMSLEETKEQIMKMGEKLQGLQEEKHQLFLQLKKVLHEEEKRRRKEQSDMTTLTSATYQPNMAIHSGQHLLSMQASPVSHGRPGALLGERSKQLFQTPIIPGRHYQSQQGFSAGTSEHAQYSGVQPAHGPYGVAQSQHASPFTPSQPVPVSYASSSQLRGAAAFPTMPYLPHQQQGHAVYGHFVSQPGIFPSAAIPLQKQLEHANQQSGFTDSSTLRTMPPQALHASAAGLLPTPSIAVQIPSGKTGLPYAHPPRPASPGAFSHGTPPQPSHAASFQSSPQPGPRAAYIPHSQSGQRFYHHGK
- the gps2 gene encoding G protein pathway suppressor 2 isoform X1 gives rise to the protein MLAPPIPTIMPALLERPKLSNAMARALHKHIMRERERKRQEEEEVDKMMEQKLKEEEERKRKKEMEERMSLEETKEQIMKMGEKLQGLQEEKHQLFLQLKKVLHEEEKRRRKEQSDMTTLTSATYQPNMAIHSGQHLLSMQGLWFKRPASPVSHGRPGALLGERSKQLFQTPIIPGRHYQSQQGFSAGTSEHAQYSGVQPAHGPYGVAQSQHASPFTPSQPVPVSYASSSQLRGVLCSGAAAFPTMPYLPHQQQGHAVYGHFVSQPGIFPSAAIPLQKQLEHANQQSGFTDSSTLRTMPPQALHASAAGLLPTPSIAVQIPSGKTGLPYAHPPRPASPGAFSHGTPPQPSHAASFQSSPQPGPRAAYIPHSQSGQRFYHHGK
- the gps2 gene encoding G protein pathway suppressor 2 isoform X2; translated protein: MLAPPIPTIMPALLERPKLSNAMARALHKHIMRERERKRQEEEEVDKMMEQKLKEEEERKRKKEMEERMSLEETKEQIMKMGEKLQGLQEEKHQLFLQLKKVLHEEEKRRRKEQSDMTTLTSATYQPNMAIHSGQHLLSMQGLWFKRPASPVSHGRPGALLGERSKQLFQTPIIPGRHYQSQQGFSAGTSEHAQYSGVQPAHGPYGVAQSQHASPFTPSQPVPVSYASSSQLRGAAAFPTMPYLPHQQQGHAVYGHFVSQPGIFPSAAIPLQKQLEHANQQSGFTDSSTLRTMPPQALHASAAGLLPTPSIAVQIPSGKTGLPYAHPPRPASPGAFSHGTPPQPSHAASFQSSPQPGPRAAYIPHSQSGQRFYHHGK